GCAGCACCCCGCCCGACTGGGTGGCCATGGACCTCTTCAGCCAGGCCGAGCACGACGAACTGGCCCAGGCCATCCTGCTGTGCCCCGACGCCGCCTACATCGACCAGGTGGCCCAGGCCATGAACCGCCTGCTGCCTGAATTGCCGCGTGCCGAGATCATCGCCAAAAGCCTGTCGGGCCGCGGCGCGCTCATCCACACGCGCAGCATGGAAGAAGCCTGCGAAATCAGCAACCGCATCGCCCCCGAGCACCTGGAAATCTCCAGCAGCGAACCCCACCGCTGGGAGCCGCTGCTGCGCCACGCCGGCGCCATCTTCCTGGGCGCCTTCACCACTGAATCGCTGGGCGACTACTGCGCCGGCCCCAACCACGTGCTGCCCACCAGCGGCACCGCGCGCTTTTCCAGCCCGCTGGGCGTATACGACTTTCAAAAACGCACCAGCCTGATCGAAGTGAGCGAGCAGGGCGCCCAAACCCTGGGCCGCACCGCCAGCGTGCTCGCGCGCGGCGAAGGCTTGCAGGCGCATGCCAGGGCGGCGGAGCTGCGGTTGAAGCCTTGAAAGGTGATCGTCAGGGGCAGCACAGCATCCGCATCAACGGCCAGTGGCGAGTCTGCTTTGCGTGGCACGACGACGGTGTGCATCGGGTCGAAATCGTGGACTACCACCAGGAGATGAAAATGACCGAACTGCTCGATGAAATCCACCCTGGCGAAATCCTGCTGGAGGAATACATGCTGCCCATGGGCATCACCGCCCGCCAGCTTGCGGCGGATATTGACGTCTCACCCAGCAGGATCAGCGAACTGGTGCACGGCCGTCGCCCGATCACTGCCGATACCGCCTTGCGACTGGGCTTGTTCTTCGACATGGAGCCGCGCTTCTGGATGAACCTGCAGACAGAGTACGACATGCGTGTGACGGCGCGCACCATGCAGGAAAAAATCGCACCCAGAATCCGCGTTTTCTGCCCGCGCACCACCGCCTGAAGCCTGCCAGCGGCCGCCCAGCCGGCTCCTCTCCCCTTTGGGGAGAGGCTGGGTGAGGGGCCGGCAATCACCCTGGCTCCATGCGCCTGTCCAGGGGTTGATGACAGTGACACCAGCCGCGTCGCAGG
The DNA window shown above is from Comamonas sp. NLF-1-9 and carries:
- a CDS encoding HigA family addiction module antitoxin, encoding MKGDRQGQHSIRINGQWRVCFAWHDDGVHRVEIVDYHQEMKMTELLDEIHPGEILLEEYMLPMGITARQLAADIDVSPSRISELVHGRRPITADTALRLGLFFDMEPRFWMNLQTEYDMRVTARTMQEKIAPRIRVFCPRTTA